A section of the Microbacterium forte genome encodes:
- a CDS encoding 3-oxoacyl-ACP reductase, which produces MSIDLTQRLKDRVAIITGGASGIGFATAQRFAAEGAFVVIADVDPATGEAAAAEVGGAFRIVDVADEAMVNTLFDGVAAEFGRIDIAFNNAGISPADDDSIETTELPAWDRVQDVNLKSVYLCSRAALRHMVPAGRGSIINTASFVALLGSATSQISYTASKGGVLAMSRELGVQFARQGVRVNALCPGPVNTPLLQELFAKDPERAQRRLVHVPMGRFAEPSELAAAVAFLASDDSSFITASAFVVDGGITNAYVTPL; this is translated from the coding sequence ATGAGCATCGATCTGACCCAGCGCCTCAAGGACCGCGTCGCCATCATCACGGGTGGCGCGAGCGGAATCGGCTTCGCCACCGCCCAGCGCTTCGCCGCCGAGGGCGCGTTCGTCGTCATCGCCGACGTCGACCCCGCCACGGGCGAAGCGGCAGCGGCCGAGGTGGGCGGAGCGTTCCGCATCGTCGACGTGGCCGACGAGGCCATGGTCAACACGCTCTTCGACGGGGTCGCCGCCGAGTTCGGGCGCATCGACATCGCGTTCAACAACGCCGGCATATCGCCCGCGGACGACGACTCGATCGAGACGACCGAACTGCCGGCCTGGGATCGGGTGCAGGACGTGAACCTCAAGAGCGTGTACCTGTGCAGCCGCGCGGCGCTTCGCCACATGGTTCCGGCAGGTCGAGGCTCGATCATCAACACGGCCTCCTTCGTGGCGCTGCTGGGATCGGCCACCTCGCAGATCAGCTACACCGCATCGAAGGGCGGCGTGCTCGCGATGTCGCGCGAGCTCGGCGTGCAGTTCGCCCGGCAGGGAGTGCGCGTGAACGCCCTGTGCCCGGGACCGGTCAACACCCCGCTGCTGCAGGAGCTCTTCGCAAAAGACCCCGAGCGCGCTCAGCGCCGACTCGTGCATGTGCCGATGGGACGCTTCGCAGAGCCGTCCGAGCTCGCCGCCGCTGTTGCCTTCCTCGCCTCGGACGATTCGTCGTTCATCACCGCGAGCGCCTTCGTCGTCGACGGCGGCATCACCAACGCCTACGTCACCCCGCTGTGA
- a CDS encoding glutamine synthetase family protein, with amino-acid sequence MAGNLSIEQLDAGIAAGEIDTVIVAFADAQGRLVGKRVSARLFQEDILAHGAEACDYLLSVDVDMNTVDGYAMSGWDRGYGDMVLKPDVETLRNIPWLDGTALVMADLVWQNGEPVGPSPRAILDRQRDRLAERGWTAYSGTELEFIVFDNTYRDAWARKYEGLTPATDYNVDYNLLASTRMEPLLRDIRNSMDGAGLYCEGVKGECNFGQQEIAFRYAEVRETADQHAIYKNGAKEIAEQHGQALTFMAKFNEREGNSCHIHLSLRDESGAPVMAGDGEHGFSPVMEHWIAGILATLREFTLLLAPNINSYKRFAKGSFAPTGVAWGIDNRTCALRVVGSGSGLRVENRVPGGDVNPYLAISAIIAGGLHGIDNELPLPERFTGNAYEAGVDHLPTTLREAAKLFSESTIARAAFGDDVVEHYLNQARIEVEAYDAAVTDWERIRGFERL; translated from the coding sequence ATGGCGGGCAACCTGAGCATCGAACAGCTGGATGCCGGCATCGCCGCCGGCGAGATCGACACGGTGATCGTGGCCTTCGCCGACGCGCAGGGCCGGCTGGTCGGCAAACGTGTGTCGGCGCGGCTGTTCCAGGAGGACATCCTGGCCCACGGTGCCGAGGCGTGCGACTATCTGCTCTCGGTCGACGTCGACATGAACACCGTCGACGGCTACGCGATGTCGGGCTGGGATCGCGGCTACGGCGACATGGTGCTCAAGCCCGACGTCGAGACTCTGCGCAACATCCCCTGGCTCGACGGCACTGCTCTCGTCATGGCCGACCTCGTCTGGCAGAACGGCGAGCCGGTCGGGCCCTCGCCCCGGGCCATCCTCGACCGGCAGCGCGACCGCCTCGCCGAGCGGGGATGGACCGCGTACTCCGGAACTGAGCTCGAGTTCATCGTCTTCGACAACACGTATCGCGATGCGTGGGCGCGCAAGTACGAAGGTCTGACGCCCGCGACCGACTACAACGTCGACTACAACCTGCTCGCCTCGACCCGCATGGAGCCGCTGCTGCGCGACATCCGCAACAGCATGGACGGGGCAGGGCTCTACTGCGAGGGCGTGAAGGGCGAGTGCAACTTCGGTCAGCAGGAGATCGCGTTCCGCTATGCGGAGGTGCGAGAGACCGCCGACCAGCACGCGATCTACAAGAACGGTGCGAAGGAGATCGCCGAGCAGCACGGGCAGGCGCTCACGTTCATGGCCAAGTTCAACGAGCGCGAGGGCAACAGCTGTCACATCCACCTGTCGCTGCGCGACGAGTCGGGCGCTCCGGTCATGGCGGGCGACGGCGAGCACGGCTTCAGCCCCGTGATGGAGCACTGGATCGCCGGCATCCTCGCCACGCTCCGCGAGTTCACCCTGCTGCTCGCGCCGAACATCAACTCGTACAAGCGCTTCGCGAAGGGCAGCTTCGCGCCGACGGGAGTCGCGTGGGGAATCGACAACCGCACGTGTGCCCTGCGCGTGGTCGGTTCAGGCTCGGGGCTCCGGGTGGAGAACCGAGTGCCCGGGGGCGACGTGAACCCGTACCTCGCGATCTCGGCGATCATCGCGGGCGGGCTGCACGGCATCGACAACGAGCTGCCGTTGCCCGAGCGGTTCACCGGCAACGCCTATGAGGCCGGGGTCGATCATCTGCCGACGACCCTGCGCGAGGCCGCGAAGCTGTTCAGCGAGTCGACCATCGCGCGCGCGGCGTTCGGCGACGACGTGGTCGAGCACTACCTGAACCAGGCCCGCATCGAGGTGGAAGCCTATGACGCGGCCGTCACCGACTGGGAGCGCATCCGTGGCTTCGAGCGCCTCTGA
- a CDS encoding gamma-glutamyl-gamma-aminobutyrate hydrolase family protein, producing the protein MASSASDPRPLIGVTTYLERAQQGVWDVRAAFLPEQYLTSVTSVGGIALLLPPQDPDAADAAISGMDGLVLSGGADVAPELYGEDRHPLTDPARVDRDAWELALFRAAERRGIPVLAICRGLQLVNVARGGTLQQHLPESLGTEKYRIGGGVFAENDVEVSTDTPLAEIIGETEMRVHSYHHQGVGRLGDGLVAAAHSDDGLVQAFVDTSAGHIVGVQWHPEENAEDRRLFTDLVAQARAFAARRKEDAR; encoded by the coding sequence GTGGCTTCGAGCGCCTCTGACCCCAGGCCGCTGATCGGCGTCACGACGTACCTGGAGCGCGCGCAGCAGGGGGTGTGGGATGTGCGGGCGGCGTTCCTGCCTGAGCAGTACCTCACGAGCGTGACCTCCGTCGGCGGCATCGCGCTGCTCCTGCCTCCGCAGGATCCGGATGCCGCGGATGCGGCCATCTCGGGCATGGACGGCCTCGTGCTCTCGGGCGGTGCTGATGTGGCCCCCGAGCTGTACGGCGAGGACCGGCATCCGCTCACCGACCCCGCCCGCGTCGACCGTGATGCATGGGAGCTCGCCCTGTTCCGGGCGGCGGAGCGCCGTGGCATCCCGGTGCTCGCGATCTGCCGCGGTCTGCAGCTCGTGAACGTCGCCCGCGGCGGCACCCTGCAGCAGCATCTGCCCGAATCGCTCGGCACCGAGAAGTACCGCATCGGCGGCGGCGTCTTCGCCGAGAACGACGTCGAGGTGTCGACCGACACTCCGCTCGCCGAGATCATCGGCGAGACCGAGATGCGCGTGCACAGCTACCACCACCAGGGCGTCGGTCGACTCGGCGACGGTCTCGTGGCGGCTGCGCACTCCGACGACGGACTCGTGCAGGCCTTCGTCGACACCTCGGCCGGCCACATCGTCGGCGTCCAATGGCACCCCGAGGAGAACGCCGAGGATCGGCGGCTCTTCACCGATCTCGTCGCACAGGCCCGCGCGTTCGCCGCGCGGCGGAAGGAGGACGCCCGATGA
- a CDS encoding CoA-acylating methylmalonate-semialdehyde dehydrogenase encodes MDIVRHIINGAETAEAARTGQVFDPATGQVSKQVAFAATGEVDRAIAAAASALPAWRETSLIKRADVFFRLRQLLKERTPELAAIVTSEHGKVLSDAAGEVSRGIENVEFAAGLVHLLKGERSEQVSRGVDVHSVKQPVGVVAAITPFNFPVMVPLWMVASAIACGNTVVLKPSEKDPSASVWLAKLFQEAGLPDGVLNVVHGDKEAVDALLESPRVNAISFVGSTPIARSIYQRASAAGKRVQALGGAKNHMVVMPDADIDAAADAAVSAAYGSAGERCMAVSVLVAVGDIADDLVAAIASRIEGLTIGAGTDAASEMGPLITREHRDRVASYVTGAAAEGATVVVDGTTKEFDSEGFFIGVSLIDQVAPGMKVYDDEIFGPVLSVVRVETYAEAVELVNANAYGNGTAIFTRDGGTARQYEFDIEVGMVGVNVPIPVPIGAYSFGGWKDSLFGDSHIYGPESVHFYTRSKVVTTRWPDHTPSQIDLGFPSNH; translated from the coding sequence GTGGACATCGTCCGTCACATCATCAATGGAGCAGAGACCGCCGAGGCGGCGCGCACGGGTCAGGTCTTCGATCCCGCCACCGGACAGGTCTCGAAGCAGGTCGCCTTCGCCGCGACCGGAGAGGTCGACCGGGCGATCGCCGCCGCGGCATCCGCTCTTCCGGCGTGGCGCGAGACGAGCCTCATCAAGCGGGCCGACGTGTTCTTCCGGCTGCGCCAGCTGCTCAAGGAGCGCACGCCCGAGCTCGCCGCGATCGTCACGTCGGAGCACGGCAAGGTGCTCTCGGATGCCGCGGGCGAGGTCTCGCGCGGCATCGAGAACGTCGAGTTCGCCGCCGGACTCGTGCACCTGCTCAAGGGCGAGCGCAGCGAACAGGTCTCGCGTGGTGTCGACGTGCACTCGGTCAAGCAGCCCGTCGGCGTCGTCGCCGCGATCACGCCGTTCAACTTCCCGGTGATGGTGCCGCTGTGGATGGTGGCCTCGGCGATCGCGTGCGGCAACACGGTCGTGCTCAAGCCCAGCGAGAAGGACCCGTCCGCGTCGGTCTGGCTCGCCAAGCTCTTCCAGGAGGCGGGTCTTCCGGATGGAGTGCTCAATGTCGTGCACGGCGACAAGGAGGCGGTCGACGCGCTGCTCGAGTCGCCACGCGTGAACGCGATCAGCTTCGTCGGTTCGACGCCGATCGCGCGCTCGATCTACCAGCGCGCCTCGGCTGCGGGCAAGCGCGTCCAGGCGCTGGGCGGCGCGAAGAACCACATGGTCGTCATGCCGGATGCCGACATCGATGCCGCAGCCGACGCCGCCGTCTCGGCCGCCTACGGCTCGGCCGGCGAACGCTGCATGGCCGTCTCGGTGCTGGTCGCGGTCGGCGACATCGCCGATGACCTGGTCGCCGCGATCGCCTCGCGCATCGAGGGCCTCACGATCGGCGCCGGCACGGATGCCGCGAGCGAGATGGGCCCGCTCATCACCCGCGAGCACCGCGACCGCGTCGCCTCCTACGTGACGGGCGCCGCTGCAGAAGGAGCGACCGTCGTGGTCGACGGCACGACGAAGGAGTTCGACTCGGAGGGCTTCTTCATCGGCGTCAGCCTGATCGATCAGGTCGCCCCCGGCATGAAGGTGTACGACGACGAGATCTTCGGCCCGGTGCTCTCGGTGGTTCGCGTCGAGACCTACGCCGAGGCCGTCGAGCTCGTCAACGCGAACGCCTACGGCAACGGTACGGCGATCTTCACGCGCGACGGCGGCACCGCCCGCCAGTACGAGTTCGACATCGAGGTCGGCATGGTCGGCGTGAACGTGCCGATCCCCGTGCCGATCGGCGCCTACTCGTTCGGCGGTTGGAAGGACTCGCTGTTCGGCGACTCGCACATCTACGGCCCCGAGTCGGTGCACTTCTACACTCGGTCGAAGGTGGTCACCACCCGCTGGCCCGACCACACGCCCTCGCAGATCGACCTGGGCTTCCCGAGCAACCACTGA
- a CDS encoding aldehyde dehydrogenase family protein, translating to MSAFTVINPSTGAAIREIARADIGETDAAIARAVVAQRRWAALAPVARADALRAFARTVEAAAEELAQLEVLNSGHPIGSARWEAGHVAQVLNYYSADPERLSGRQIPVAGGLDVTFHDPYGVVGVIVPWNFPMTIAAWAFAPALAAGNAVVLKPAELTPLTAIRLGELALEAGLPEGLFEVVTGSGSVVGQRLVEHPDVRKVVFTGSTEVGIEVAAGCARALKPVTLELGGKSANIVFADADLEKAVAAVPGSVFDNAGQDCCARSRLLVQRSVYDRFLELLEPAVAAWRVGDPSRTDTDMGPLISAAHRDTVSGFLDDANIAFRGSAPEGDGFWFAPAVVLADPSDRIAQQEVFGPVVAVMPFDDEADAIRLANDTAYGLAGSIWTENLGRAVRVSRGVQSGVLSVNSHSSVRYATPFGGMKASGLGRELGPDAAEHFTETKNVFFATDES from the coding sequence ATGAGCGCGTTCACAGTCATCAACCCGTCGACCGGAGCGGCGATCCGCGAGATCGCGCGCGCCGACATCGGAGAGACGGATGCCGCGATCGCGCGCGCCGTCGTGGCGCAGCGTCGATGGGCCGCGCTGGCCCCGGTCGCTCGGGCCGATGCCCTCCGGGCGTTCGCTCGCACGGTCGAGGCCGCGGCCGAAGAGCTCGCCCAGCTCGAGGTGCTGAACTCCGGGCATCCGATCGGTTCCGCCCGATGGGAGGCCGGTCACGTCGCGCAGGTCCTCAACTACTACTCCGCCGACCCTGAACGGCTGTCCGGCCGGCAGATCCCGGTGGCAGGCGGACTCGATGTCACCTTCCACGACCCCTACGGCGTGGTCGGTGTCATCGTGCCGTGGAACTTCCCGATGACGATCGCCGCCTGGGCGTTCGCGCCGGCGCTCGCCGCAGGGAACGCCGTGGTGCTGAAGCCCGCCGAGCTCACCCCTCTCACGGCCATCCGCCTCGGCGAACTCGCTCTCGAAGCGGGTCTTCCCGAAGGGCTGTTCGAGGTCGTCACCGGGTCGGGTTCGGTCGTCGGACAGCGGCTCGTCGAGCATCCGGATGTCCGCAAGGTCGTGTTCACCGGGTCGACCGAGGTCGGCATCGAGGTCGCGGCCGGATGCGCTCGAGCGCTCAAGCCCGTCACGCTGGAGCTCGGCGGCAAGAGCGCCAACATCGTCTTCGCCGACGCGGACCTCGAGAAGGCCGTCGCGGCGGTTCCGGGTTCGGTGTTCGACAACGCGGGTCAGGATTGCTGCGCCCGCAGCCGGCTGCTCGTGCAGCGATCGGTGTACGACCGATTCCTCGAACTGCTCGAGCCCGCTGTCGCTGCGTGGCGAGTAGGAGACCCGTCGAGGACCGACACCGACATGGGACCGCTCATCTCGGCCGCACACCGCGACACGGTCTCGGGGTTCCTCGACGACGCGAACATCGCCTTCCGCGGCAGCGCACCCGAGGGCGACGGCTTTTGGTTCGCCCCGGCCGTGGTGCTCGCCGATCCGTCCGACAGGATCGCGCAGCAGGAGGTGTTCGGCCCGGTCGTCGCGGTCATGCCGTTCGATGACGAAGCCGATGCGATCCGGCTCGCGAACGACACCGCCTACGGACTCGCCGGCTCGATCTGGACCGAGAACCTCGGCCGCGCCGTGCGCGTCTCACGGGGTGTGCAGAGCGGCGTGCTGTCGGTCAACTCGCACTCGTCGGTGCGATACGCGACGCCGTTCGGCGGCATGAAGGCCTCGGGTCTCGGGCGTGAGCTCGGGCCCGACGCCGCCGAGCACTTCACCGAGACCAAGAACGTCTTCTTCGCGACCGACGAATCCTGA
- a CDS encoding PucR family transcriptional regulator, with product MASERSDIRVIRTDRPAHSVYLTVADVLADPAVQAGEPDVLVGGAALDAAVRWVHVSDSVGVARLLDGGELLLTTGAGWPFDDGELRAFASRLHRAGIAGIVFELGTARDAVPQPVVDVCATVGLALVALTREVKFVAVTEAVHHALIAAQTQALHERQHLHELFTALSLQGAPADVVVAETARALGAPVVLENLAREVIAAEGLGMPIAEVLDGRGGAEQVPVQARGVRWGTLLALPGPAHPAGRVTVLEQGATALAFGCIADGGDAEWSLLAQRAVIDDLLGARFARADDIDARLRAGGFALAERQCHGIVARGSASISELAYRARQAGFAVVAARVDDDDVALLSLPASAVLSDEVLLRIAGPDRAVFVGPVSDDVLGLLGSLRAARDLADSDRAEAGARVRRVDDRPLERLVATLRDDHRLHEHSERMLAPLIRHDQERRGDLLDVLAALVAHPGNRSAAAAASHLSRSVFYQRITLIGDLLGADLDDGETIAALHLALLARRRTAALV from the coding sequence TTGGCGTCAGAACGTAGCGACATCAGGGTTATCCGGACAGACCGTCCGGCGCACAGCGTGTACCTCACGGTCGCCGACGTGCTGGCCGACCCCGCCGTGCAGGCGGGCGAGCCTGACGTGCTCGTCGGGGGTGCGGCGTTGGATGCTGCGGTGCGGTGGGTGCACGTCTCCGACAGCGTCGGCGTCGCGCGTCTGCTCGACGGAGGAGAGCTGCTTCTGACGACGGGTGCAGGGTGGCCGTTCGACGACGGAGAGCTGCGCGCCTTCGCATCGAGGCTGCATCGAGCGGGCATCGCCGGAATCGTCTTCGAGCTCGGGACAGCCCGCGATGCCGTGCCGCAGCCGGTCGTGGATGTCTGCGCGACGGTGGGCCTCGCGCTCGTCGCCCTCACCCGCGAGGTGAAGTTCGTCGCCGTGACCGAGGCCGTGCACCACGCCCTGATCGCCGCGCAGACGCAGGCCCTGCACGAGCGGCAGCATCTGCACGAGCTCTTCACCGCGCTGAGCCTGCAGGGGGCGCCGGCCGACGTCGTGGTGGCCGAGACCGCCCGCGCCCTCGGCGCCCCGGTTGTGCTCGAGAACCTGGCACGCGAGGTGATCGCGGCCGAAGGGCTGGGGATGCCGATCGCCGAGGTGCTCGACGGTCGAGGGGGTGCCGAGCAGGTGCCCGTGCAGGCGAGAGGAGTGCGCTGGGGCACGCTTCTCGCGCTGCCCGGCCCGGCACACCCCGCCGGCCGCGTCACCGTGCTCGAACAGGGTGCGACGGCGCTTGCGTTCGGCTGCATCGCCGACGGCGGTGACGCGGAATGGTCGCTGCTGGCGCAGCGCGCCGTCATCGATGACCTCCTCGGTGCGCGGTTCGCCAGGGCGGACGACATCGATGCTCGGCTGCGCGCAGGGGGCTTCGCGCTCGCCGAACGCCAGTGTCACGGGATCGTCGCCCGCGGCTCGGCGTCCATCAGCGAGCTCGCCTATCGGGCGCGGCAGGCAGGCTTCGCGGTCGTGGCCGCCCGCGTCGACGACGACGATGTCGCGCTGCTCTCGCTGCCGGCATCCGCGGTGCTGTCCGACGAGGTGCTGCTGCGCATCGCCGGCCCCGACCGCGCCGTCTTCGTGGGGCCGGTCTCCGACGACGTGCTCGGTCTGCTCGGCTCTCTGCGCGCCGCGCGCGACCTCGCCGACAGCGACAGGGCTGAGGCCGGGGCGAGGGTGCGCCGCGTCGATGACCGACCGCTCGAGCGGCTCGTCGCCACTCTGCGTGACGACCACCGACTGCACGAGCACAGCGAGCGGATGCTGGCGCCGCTGATCCGTCACGATCAGGAGCGGAGAGGCGATCTGCTCGACGTGCTCGCCGCTCTCGTGGCGCACCCGGGAAACCGCTCGGCGGCCGCGGCGGCGAGCCACCTGTCGCGATCGGTGTTCTATCAGCGGATCACGCTGATCGGCGACCTGCTGGGCGCCGACCTCGACGACGGCGAGACGATCGCGGCGCTCCACCTCGCACTTCTCGCGAGGCGGCGCACCGCGGCATTGGTCTGA
- a CDS encoding FadR/GntR family transcriptional regulator: MSENPSDGDLVEVRRAVYRPLRRGNALEDAVARLVQTIRLGVVAPGESLPPERELAASFGVSRDTVRDAIRELADTGYLVPKRGRYGGTFVADPLPQPSDAGAVTAAELDDVLGLRRVLETGAVRAAASRSLDAATRADLWARHEAALPAGPEEYRRLDTLLHLAIAEAAGIPSLVALLAENRADVNAWLDTFPLMPRNIQHSGEQHERIVTAILAGRPDVAEAAMRDHLAGSEALLRGFLI; the protein is encoded by the coding sequence ATGAGCGAGAACCCCTCCGACGGCGATCTCGTCGAGGTGCGCCGGGCGGTCTACCGGCCGCTGCGCCGAGGCAACGCCCTCGAGGATGCGGTCGCTCGCCTCGTGCAGACCATCCGTCTCGGCGTGGTCGCGCCGGGGGAGTCACTGCCGCCCGAGCGTGAGCTCGCGGCATCCTTCGGAGTGAGCCGCGACACCGTGCGCGACGCGATCCGCGAACTCGCGGACACGGGGTACCTGGTGCCGAAGCGCGGTCGATACGGCGGCACGTTCGTCGCGGATCCGCTGCCCCAGCCGTCGGATGCCGGGGCCGTGACCGCCGCCGAGCTCGACGACGTGCTGGGCCTGAGGCGGGTGCTCGAGACCGGGGCGGTGCGCGCGGCCGCGAGTCGTTCGCTGGATGCCGCGACGCGCGCCGACCTGTGGGCGCGGCATGAGGCGGCTCTCCCCGCCGGGCCCGAGGAGTATCGTCGGCTCGACACTTTGCTGCACCTCGCGATCGCCGAGGCCGCCGGCATCCCCTCGCTCGTCGCTCTGCTCGCCGAGAACAGGGCCGATGTCAACGCATGGCTCGACACGTTCCCGTTGATGCCGCGCAACATCCAGCACTCGGGCGAGCAGCACGAACGCATCGTCACCGCGATCCTGGCCGGGCGGCCGGATGTCGCTGAAGCCGCGATGCGCGATCACCTCGCGGGCTCTGAAGCGCTGCTGCGCGGCTTCCTGATCTGA
- a CDS encoding aspartate aminotransferase family protein has product MTNFTDRHGASHPLPDPEAEAQVRADDRGHVFHSWSAQGLIDPLPVAAGEGSTFWDYAGNVYLDFSSQLVNLNLGHQHPDLVAAIQQQAGRLSTIQPAMANDVRGELARLIVEVAPEGFEKVFFTNGGAEANEYAVRMARQSTGRHKVLSMYRSYHGSTSTAISLTGDPRRWANGTPDSGAVRFFGPYLYRSPFHAETPEQESERALAHLEQTIQLEGPQTIAAIIIETVVGTNGVLVPPPGYLQGVRELCDRYGIVYIADEVMVGFGRLGEWFGIDAYDGRPDLITFAKGVNSGYVPLGGVVISERIARAFDTTPFAGGLTYSGHPLACAAGVATFEVFRRDGILERVRDLGERIVEPTLRRWVDTHPSVGEVRGRGLFWAVELVRDKETREPLVPFNASGADAAPVAAFAAAAKKAGVWPFTHFNRMHVAPPLVISEEDLVRGLTVLDEALAVADEAATS; this is encoded by the coding sequence ATGACGAACTTCACCGACCGCCATGGTGCATCCCACCCGCTGCCTGACCCCGAGGCCGAGGCGCAGGTGCGCGCGGATGACCGCGGCCACGTGTTCCACTCGTGGAGCGCGCAGGGCCTGATCGACCCGCTCCCCGTCGCTGCGGGTGAGGGCTCGACGTTCTGGGACTACGCCGGCAACGTCTACCTCGACTTCTCGAGCCAGCTGGTGAACCTGAACCTCGGGCACCAGCATCCCGACCTCGTCGCGGCGATCCAGCAGCAGGCGGGGCGTCTCTCGACGATCCAGCCGGCGATGGCCAACGACGTGCGGGGCGAGCTCGCCCGGCTCATCGTCGAGGTCGCACCCGAGGGCTTCGAGAAGGTGTTCTTCACGAACGGCGGCGCCGAGGCCAACGAGTACGCGGTGCGCATGGCTCGTCAGTCGACCGGTCGCCACAAGGTCCTCTCGATGTACCGCAGCTATCACGGCTCCACGTCGACCGCGATCTCGCTGACCGGCGACCCTCGCCGGTGGGCGAACGGCACTCCCGACTCCGGCGCCGTGCGCTTCTTCGGGCCCTACCTCTATCGCTCGCCGTTCCACGCCGAGACGCCGGAGCAGGAGTCCGAGCGCGCACTCGCCCACCTCGAGCAGACGATCCAGCTCGAGGGACCGCAGACCATCGCCGCGATCATCATCGAGACCGTCGTCGGCACCAACGGCGTGCTCGTGCCGCCGCCCGGGTACCTGCAGGGCGTGCGCGAGCTGTGCGATCGCTACGGCATCGTCTACATCGCCGATGAGGTCATGGTCGGCTTCGGACGGCTCGGCGAGTGGTTCGGCATCGATGCGTACGACGGCCGCCCCGACCTGATCACCTTCGCCAAGGGTGTGAACTCGGGCTACGTGCCGCTCGGCGGCGTCGTCATCTCCGAGCGCATCGCGCGCGCCTTCGACACCACGCCCTTCGCCGGCGGACTCACCTACTCGGGCCACCCGCTCGCCTGTGCCGCGGGCGTCGCGACGTTCGAGGTGTTCCGTCGCGACGGCATCCTCGAGCGCGTGCGCGATCTCGGCGAGCGCATCGTCGAGCCGACCCTGCGCCGCTGGGTCGACACCCACCCGAGCGTCGGAGAGGTGCGCGGCCGCGGCCTGTTCTGGGCCGTCGAACTGGTGCGCGACAAAGAGACGCGCGAGCCACTCGTGCCGTTCAACGCCAGCGGAGCGGATGCTGCGCCGGTCGCCGCCTTCGCCGCCGCCGCCAAGAAAGCCGGCGTCTGGCCGTTCACGCACTTCAACCGCATGCACGTGGCCCCGCCGCTCGTGATCAGCGAAGAAGACCTGGTGCGCGGTCTGACCGTGCTCGACGAGGCTCTCGCCGTCGCCGACGAAGCAGCCACGAGCTGA